The following proteins come from a genomic window of Drosophila sulfurigaster albostrigata strain 15112-1811.04 chromosome X, ASM2355843v2, whole genome shotgun sequence:
- the LOC133847926 gene encoding sarcoplasmic calcium-binding protein, translated as MAFNIVSRGLLRTSREILERNMAATMGALQHPPSPLSTQQPTGDYNNNRLVVINSSCATHAPWHLMSGRTAMIQAVRQYSKKTAGAATMRREESDSDSDSDDEFERRRRNANVKRSERGDSEFWRRKMRTLHRIMDVNHDGVISYDDFNLLAKRFSDLGHLSPEVAAEFNDVIKQTWEEQFGEITPYNLVNAEQFLTDLHHRLNDKKMAKRIGRFLPYLFKAVDFDHTGHLDLEQYKLFFRCLGLTEEDAAVSFAVIDKNGDGQLSLKEFVHLGRQFFLTEDDTKISKMFWGPLITDH; from the exons atggcaTTCAACATTGTAAGCCGCGGTCTTTTGCGCACTTCGAGAGAAATCCTGGAACGCAATATGGCCGCAACGATGGGCGCCCTGCAGCACCCCCCCTCACCACTCTCAACCCAGCAGCCAACGGGCGATTACAACAATAAT CGCCTGGTTGTGATAAATTCGAGCTGTGCAACACATGCGCCATGGCATTTAATGTCCGGCCGCACAGCCATGATTCAAGCAGTGCGCCAATATTCAAAGAAAACAGCAGGCGCAGCCACAATGCGTCGCGAGGAAAGCGACAGCGATTCGGATTCGGATGATGAGTTCGAGCGACGTCGTCGCAATGCTAATGTTAAGCGCAGCGAGCGG GGCGACTCTGAGTTTTGGCGCCGCAAGATGCGCACCTTGCATCGCATTATGGATGTGAATCACGATGGTGTCATCTCATATgatgatttcaatttgctggCAAAACGTTTCAGCGATTTGGGCCATTTGTCGCCCGAAGTGGCCGCCGAATTCAACGATGTGATTAAGCAGACGTGGGAGGAGCAATTTGGCGAGATAACGCCATATAATCTGGTTAATGCCGAGCAATTCTTAACCGATTTGCATCATCGACTGAATGACAAGAAAATGGCCAAGCGCATTGGACGCTTTTTGCCGTATTTGTTTAAG GCCGTTGACTTTGATCACACTGGCCACTTGGATCTCGAACAATATAAGCTCTTCTTCCGCTGTCTGGGACTCACCGAAGAGGATGCTGCCGTTTCATTTGCTGTGATAGACAAGAATGGCGATGGCCAGTTGTCGCTAAAGGAGTTTGTTCATTTGGGACGTCAATTCTTTTTGACCGAGGACGAtacaaaaatatcgaaaatgtTCTGGGGTCCGCTAATCACTGACCATTGA